The Juglans microcarpa x Juglans regia isolate MS1-56 chromosome 2S, Jm3101_v1.0, whole genome shotgun sequence genome has a window encoding:
- the LOC121252450 gene encoding transcription factor UNE12-like: MANNHPSSEATTNDDFLDQILGIQTFGSADTGGLHAPDGGLSAGGAPPPMMLQLNSGDVSGGFHGQVFPLGLSLDQGKGGFLKPEEASGSGKRFRDDLVDGRASSMKNVFHGQPMSTTVSAAPHPPTMRPRVRARRGQATDPHSIAERLRRERIAERVRALQELVPSVNKMDRAAMLDEIVDYVKFLRLQVKVLSMSRLGGAGAVAPLVTDIPLSSVEEEGSDGGRNQPAWEKWSNDGTERQVAKLMEENVGAAMQFLQSKALCIMPISLASAIYQTQPSDTSSIVKPESNPPP; this comes from the exons ATGGCGAATAACCATCCCTCCTCCGAAGCCACCACCAACGACGACTTCCTCGACCAAATTCTCGGCATACAGACCTTCGGTTCGGCCGACACCGGAGGCTTGCATGCACCCGATGGCGGCTTGTCTGCCGGCGGTGCGCCTCCGCCGATGATGCTGCAGCTCAACTCTGGCGACGTATCCGGCGGGTTCCACGGGCAGGTTTTTCCGTTGGGGCTGAGCTTGGACCAGGGAAAGGGAGGGTTTCTGAAGCCCGAAGAGGCCTCTGGGAGTGGCAAACGCTTTCGCGACGACCTCGTTGATGGTAGAGCTTCTTCTATGAAAAAC GTTTTCCATGGCCAACCAATGTCCACGACGGTTTCTGCGGCACCACATCCACCAACAATGCGCCCAAGGGTGCGGGCCAGACGAGGTCAGGCCACAGATCCACACAGCATAGCTGAGCGG TTGCGGAGAGAAAGAATAGCAGAAAGAGTCAGAGCGTTGCAGGAACTGGTTCCTAGCGTCAACAAG ATGGATAGAGCTGCCATGCTTGATGAAATTGTGGATTATGTGAAGTTCCTAAGGCTTCAAGTCAAG GTTTTGAGCATGAGTAGGCTGGGCGGAGCCGGTGCAGTGGCACCACTTGTAACAGACATTCCACTATCATCAGTTGAG GAGGAAGGCAGTGATGGTGGAAGAAACCAACCAGCGTGGGAGAAGTGGTCTAATGATGGGACCGAACGACAAGTAGCTAAGCTTATGGAAGAAAACGTCGGGGCTGCCATGCAGTTCCTTCAGTCGAAGGCTCTTTGCATCATGCCAATCTCATTGGCATCAGCCATTTACCAGACACAGCCATCAGACACCTCTAGCATTGTCAAGCCAGAAAGCAATCCCCCTCCATAG